One Hordeum vulgare subsp. vulgare chromosome 4H, MorexV3_pseudomolecules_assembly, whole genome shotgun sequence DNA window includes the following coding sequences:
- the LOC123446648 gene encoding uncharacterized protein LOC123446648 gives MAMAKAKSTALSAAEKCRNILGASWEAHLNTIKADAKGSKGEVYTSRVHYMVQKGMPYLIVPENDMHNINIIIDERGSLSVSSPVPGRLASLLKSLNKLPPRVAMTGDVLRMKETKVPVIAESLKKAILKEHKAASEATYGVSTVLSSASASCRSRSEGLLSLLNEESSYNILKFEIGSCVFIDSLGSSHNIELDTFEPPKADLLLPFSAKLIDGINRSDPRRRALILFCFEYFDVTARDALLVSIDHHGFEVLARVPERATAPDVPQQYHWKEFRFTFKEAVKDVEEFCRMLVELEEEALHSVKSYSGLG, from the exons ATGGCGATGGCGAAGGCCAAATCCACCGCCCTCTCCGCCGCCGAAAAGTGCCGG AACATCCTGGGCGCCAGTTGGGAAGCCCACCTCAACACGATCAAAGCCGACGCCAAGGGAAG CAAGGGGGAGGTTTACACGTCGAGGGTGCACTACATGGTCCAAAAGGGCATGCCCTACTTGATTGTCCCCGAGAACGACATGCACAACATT AACATTATAATCGATGAGCGGGGTTCTCTCTCGGTGTCCAGTCCAGTCCCAGGCCGCCTTGCCAGCTTGCTCAAGTCACTCAACAAG TTGCCTCCCCGGGTTGCTATGACCGGTGATGTCCTGCGCATGAAGGAGACAAAG GTCCCGGTTATAGCTGAAAGCCTTAAGAAAGCTATTCTGAAGGAACATAAAGCTGCTAGTGAAGCTACTTATGGGGTTTCAACGGTATTGTCTTCCGCAAGTGCTAGTTGTAGGTCACGCAGCGAAGGTCTCCTCAGCTTGCTCAATGAGGAGAGCTCTTACAATATCTTGAAGTTTGAAATTGG CTCATGTGTCTTCATAGATTCACTTGGGAGCAGCCATAATATTGAGTTGGATACTTTTGAACCACCAAAAGCTGACCTGCTAT TGCCATTCTCTGCAAAGCTTATTGATGGTATCAACAGGAGTGACCCAAGGCGGAGAGCACTTATACTTTTCTGTTTTGAGTATTTTGATGTGACTGCCAGA GATGCACTCTTGGTCTCcattgatcaccatggatttgaggTGCTCGCCAGGGTTCCTGAAAGAGCTACCGCACCTGATGTCCCTCAGCAATACCACTGGAAAGAGTTCAGGTTCACATTCAAGGAAGCAGTTAAGGATGTTGAGGAATTCTGCCGCATGTTGGTCGAGCTAGAAGAAGAAGCTCTGCACAGCGTAAAGAGCTATAGCGGATTAGGTTGA